CCTGGCCGAAAGCGGCCGCTTCGCGCTGGCTTCGGACAAGCCGGCCTACCAGCTCTGGCAAGGGTAACGGTGCCCGCACTTAGTGCGTAAAGTCGGCTTATGTCCGATACGATTTTTGCTACTTACCCACTGCGGCCCGCCAGCTACGCGGCCACGCTGGGTAGCACCGTTATTGTCATTCCGCACCCCGACGACGAGGCCCTGGGCTGCGGCGGACTGCTGGCTTTGCTGGGGCAGACGGGCCAGCCCACAGCGGCCGTGCTGGTGAGCGATGGCTCCATGTCGCACCCGCACTCGCATGATTTTTCGGCGGTGGCCCGCCGCGAGCTGCGCTACGCCGAGCTGCGCCACGCGCTGGCCGTGCTGGGGCTCGATGAAAACAACGTTCTTTACCTCGGCCTGCCCGATAGCCAGGTGCCCAGCCACGGGCCGGCATTTGAGCAGGCGGCCCAGGAGCTGGCCGGCTTTCTGGCCCGGCAGCAGGCTCAAACGGTGCTGGTGCCCTGGCGGCGCGACCCTCACCCCGACCATCGCGCCAGCAGCCTGCTAGCCACCGCCGCGCTAAGCCAGCTGCCAGTGCCCCCACGCCGCCTCGAATACCTGGTGTGGGCCTGGGAGCGCGCCGCGCCCGCCGACCTGCCCCAACCCGGCGAGGGCCAGGGCTTTCGACTCAACATCAGCGGGGTGCTGGGCCAGAAGCAGCGGGCCATTGCGGCCCATCGCTCGCAGCTGGCCCCCGGTATTATTACGGATGACCCAAGCGGCTTTTTATTGAGTGATAGTATGCTGGCCCATTTTGCCCAGCCCAGCGAAGCATTCATCGAAAGCACTACTTCCTTATGAATACGAATCAGCCAAACACGCTTGACCCCAACTATTTTGACGATGTGTACCGGGCCAATGACGACCCCTGGACCTTCGCCAGCAGCCCCTACGAGCGCGCCAAATACACCGATACGCTGGCAGCCCTCAACCGCCCGCGCTACGAGCGGGCTTTCGAGATTGGCTGCTCTATCGGCGTGCTCACCGCGCAGCTGGCCGAGCGCTGCGGCGAGCTGCTAAGCGTTGACGTAAGCGAGGCCGCGCTGGCTCAGGCCCGGCAGCGCTGCGCCCAGTTGCCGCAGGTGACCTTACAGCGCATGCAGGTACCCGCCGAGTTTCCGCAGGGGCAGTTCGACCTGATTTTACTTTCCGAAGTTGGCTACTACTGGTCGCCCGCCGACCTGGCCCGTGCTTCGGAGCAGATGCTAGCCGCCCTGCGCCCCGGCGCGCAGCTACTACTGGTGCACTGGACGCCGCCCGTGCCGGATTATCCGCAGACCGGCGATGAGGTGCACGATTTTTTTATGGCTCAAACTGGCCCACAAGGCTCACTTAAGCACCTGCATGGCCACCGTGCGGCTAAATACCGGCTCGATTTATTTGAGCGGCAATAAGTGATTAGCGCAAATCTCAGGCCCTGGAGCAGCTTGGCCGGGGCGGGCTGCCGGCTTTTTCGCCGGCTGTCCGCTCTTCGCCAGCACCAGCGGCGCCAAGTCTTATTCCGCCGCTTGGCGCAAAGGCCGGGCAGACTGCCGCGAAGCCGGGGCAAAGCACCCACTCACTCCTTCGCGCAGGTAAGTCCGCAGGTCGCACAGCGCGCCGTTGAGCGGCACCGGCAGGATTGCCCCCCGCGTGGCTTCTATCCATTGCCAGAGCTGGCCGAAGGCAGCCGCTCCCCGCGCCTGCTTAAGTAAGTCGGGTACGGGTATTTCGAGGGCACGGGCCATGCGGGCCAGCTCGGGGCCAACTGCCACGGCTCCTTGCTGCCACCAGGCACGGAGGCTGCGGCGGGTTCGCCACACGCGCACCAACTCGTGCGGGCAGGGCACCAGCGGCTCGCGCTGCTGCTCCGTGAGCGTTTCCCATTCGCGCAACTGCCACGATAGGCCCACTTCTACGCGCCCGCAGCGGCGGGCCGAAGTATATACCTGCACACTTGGACTATGCCGCACGGGCAGGTCGTGCTGCAACAAGAGCTGCCAGAGCGACTCATCTTCCAAGAAAGGCACGGCGGGCAGGCCGCCCACCTGCCGATACGCCCGCACCGTAAGGGCCAGGCTTGCCCCAAAGTGCTGGTGATGGCTGGGCCAGGGGTCAACGGCGCAGGGGTCTACCAGGTCTTCGAGCTGGCGCAGCAGCACCCGGTACGCCGCATCGCGCAATTGAATGCGCCGAACGGGACAAGGTGCTACGGCGGCCGGCGTCTGGGTCAGAATGCGTCCTCCCACGGCTTCGGCACCCTCTTCTATCTCGCGCAGGGTAGCGGCCAGCCAGGTAGAGGCAACCAGCGTGTCGGCATCAGTGCTGAGCAGCACGCCCGTTGGCCCGATAGTATCCTCCAGGCGCTGAGCA
The sequence above is drawn from the Hymenobacter baengnokdamensis genome and encodes:
- a CDS encoding glycosyltransferase, encoding MDQLAQPARFHATREATATAPPALLSQPPTEEQLLRLAERALHRQLPPPAAALQACVIIPAKDEATTLPATLAALAAQTTLAGQTLPAGMLEVIVLANNCSDRTAAAVRQAARRHPSLVVHVAEVQLPRPHAHVGRARRLLLDEAAQRLEDTIGPTGVLLSTDADTLVASTWLAATLREIEEGAEAVGGRILTQTPAAVAPCPVRRIQLRDAAYRVLLRQLEDLVDPCAVDPWPSHHQHFGASLALTVRAYRQVGGLPAVPFLEDESLWQLLLQHDLPVRHSPSVQVYTSARRCGRVEVGLSWQLREWETLTEQQREPLVPCPHELVRVWRTRRSLRAWWQQGAVAVGPELARMARALEIPVPDLLKQARGAAAFGQLWQWIEATRGAILPVPLNGALCDLRTYLREGVSGCFAPASRQSARPLRQAAE
- a CDS encoding class I SAM-dependent DNA methyltransferase — translated: MNTNQPNTLDPNYFDDVYRANDDPWTFASSPYERAKYTDTLAALNRPRYERAFEIGCSIGVLTAQLAERCGELLSVDVSEAALAQARQRCAQLPQVTLQRMQVPAEFPQGQFDLILLSEVGYYWSPADLARASEQMLAALRPGAQLLLVHWTPPVPDYPQTGDEVHDFFMAQTGPQGSLKHLHGHRAAKYRLDLFERQ
- a CDS encoding PIG-L deacetylase family protein, with the protein product MSDTIFATYPLRPASYAATLGSTVIVIPHPDDEALGCGGLLALLGQTGQPTAAVLVSDGSMSHPHSHDFSAVARRELRYAELRHALAVLGLDENNVLYLGLPDSQVPSHGPAFEQAAQELAGFLARQQAQTVLVPWRRDPHPDHRASSLLATAALSQLPVPPRRLEYLVWAWERAAPADLPQPGEGQGFRLNISGVLGQKQRAIAAHRSQLAPGIITDDPSGFLLSDSMLAHFAQPSEAFIESTTSL